In the genome of Desulfovibrio desulfuricans, one region contains:
- the nifD gene encoding nitrogenase molybdenum-iron protein alpha chain, with product MSIDANAVVLERYNAKVFKNRKEHMLKVNPAEDQMIIANTRAIPGIMTNRGCCYAGCKGVVLGPIKDMVLITHGPVGCGFYSWGTRRNKAKAEGDTPNYIQYCFSTDMQEPDIVFGGTKKLKKAIDEIMELMHPKTIMIAATCPVGLIGDDIQAVAAEAEKEYGIRCVAYSCEGYKGVSQSAGHHIANNGLMKRVIGTGSYEPATKYSVNILGEYNIGGDGWEQERILRKIGYEVVSVFTGDGEVERIASSHKANLNLVQCHRSINYIAEMMKTKYGVDWLKVNFIGLEGTIESLRNMAAYFGDPELAQRTEQVIAEELAEVQDQVASYKARLNGKTAALFVGGSRSHHYQGLLQDLGIKTVLAGYEFGHRDDYEGREVIPNIKDDADSKNIEHITVEKDDKKYHAYLTQEQYDKLAAEIPLEKYHGMMRDMDEGTYVVDDLNMYEAEKFMEILKPDMFFSGIKDKYALQKAGTLSRQLHSYDYSGPYAGFKGAAKFGYDLCMGYFTPAWHMVTPPWKNRATLQGTVGE from the coding sequence ATGAGTATTGACGCCAACGCAGTAGTGCTTGAGCGCTACAACGCCAAGGTCTTCAAAAACCGCAAGGAGCACATGCTCAAGGTCAATCCTGCGGAAGACCAGATGATTATAGCCAACACGCGTGCCATTCCCGGCATCATGACCAACCGGGGCTGCTGTTACGCGGGCTGCAAGGGCGTTGTGCTCGGCCCCATCAAGGATATGGTCCTGATTACCCACGGCCCTGTGGGCTGCGGCTTCTACAGCTGGGGCACGCGCCGCAACAAGGCCAAGGCAGAGGGCGATACCCCAAACTACATCCAGTACTGCTTTAGTACGGACATGCAGGAACCGGACATCGTCTTTGGCGGCACCAAAAAGCTCAAGAAGGCCATCGACGAGATCATGGAGCTCATGCACCCCAAGACCATCATGATCGCCGCCACCTGCCCCGTGGGCCTGATCGGCGACGACATTCAGGCCGTGGCCGCAGAAGCTGAAAAGGAATACGGCATCCGTTGCGTGGCGTACAGCTGCGAAGGATACAAGGGCGTAAGCCAGTCGGCTGGTCACCACATCGCCAACAACGGCCTGATGAAGCGCGTTATCGGCACCGGCAGCTACGAGCCCGCCACCAAGTATTCCGTCAACATCCTTGGCGAATACAACATCGGCGGCGACGGTTGGGAGCAGGAGCGCATCCTGAGAAAAATCGGCTACGAAGTGGTTTCGGTTTTCACCGGCGACGGCGAAGTGGAACGCATAGCCAGCTCGCACAAGGCCAATCTCAACCTTGTGCAGTGCCACCGCTCCATCAACTACATCGCCGAAATGATGAAGACCAAGTACGGCGTGGACTGGCTGAAGGTCAACTTTATCGGTCTGGAAGGAACCATTGAAAGCCTGCGCAACATGGCCGCCTACTTTGGCGATCCGGAGCTTGCGCAGCGTACCGAGCAGGTTATCGCCGAAGAACTGGCCGAAGTGCAGGACCAGGTGGCCTCGTACAAGGCCCGCCTCAACGGCAAGACCGCGGCCCTCTTTGTGGGCGGCAGCCGCTCGCACCACTATCAGGGCCTGCTGCAGGACCTGGGCATCAAGACCGTGCTGGCCGGTTACGAATTTGGCCACCGCGACGACTACGAAGGGCGCGAAGTCATCCCCAACATCAAGGATGACGCGGACAGCAAAAACATCGAACACATCACCGTGGAAAAGGACGACAAAAAGTATCACGCCTACCTTACCCAGGAACAGTACGACAAGCTGGCCGCCGAGATCCCGCTTGAAAAGTACCACGGCATGATGCGCGACATGGATGAGGGCACCTACGTGGTTGACGACCTCAACATGTACGAAGCTGAAAAATTTATGGAAATTCTCAAGCCCGACATGTTCTTCTCCGGCATCAAGGACAAGTACGCGCTGCAGAAGGCAGGGACCCTCTCCCGGCAGCTGCACAGCTACGATTACAGCGGGCCTTACGCGGGTTTCAAGGGTGCGGCAAAATTCGGTTACGACCTCTGCATGGGGTACTTTACCCCCGCATGGCACATGGTAACCCCGCCCTGGAAAAACCGCGCCACCCTGCAAGGAACTGTGGGAGAATAG
- a CDS encoding P-II family nitrogen regulator codes for MQEIVAMVRANMVAATKNALSKAGCPSFSCTKCLGRGKKGIDPATLRMVMESGELPRTPAGESLTEVGRLIPKRLFNICVPDEKVESVVKAIIEANSTGHPGDGKIFVMPVEESYVVRTGERADA; via the coding sequence ATGCAGGAAATAGTTGCAATGGTTCGAGCCAACATGGTGGCAGCTACCAAAAATGCCCTGTCCAAAGCCGGATGTCCCTCATTCTCATGCACAAAGTGCCTGGGACGCGGAAAAAAGGGTATTGATCCCGCCACGTTGCGCATGGTTATGGAAAGCGGCGAGCTGCCGCGCACTCCGGCGGGCGAGTCGCTGACCGAAGTGGGCAGGCTGATTCCCAAACGGTTGTTCAATATCTGCGTTCCCGATGAAAAGGTCGAGTCAGTTGTTAAGGCCATCATAGAGGCCAACAGCACCGGCCACCCCGGCGATGGAAAGATCTTTGTGATGCCGGTGGAAGAATCCTATGTGGTTCGCACTGGCGAGCGCGCTGACGCATAA
- a CDS encoding P-II family nitrogen regulator, with the protein MQMIRTIIRPEKTTEVLSELLSAGFPAVTKLDVVGRGKQKGIMVGDIQYDEIPKQMLMLVVSDEDKDDAIRVILRVAKTGDGHFGDGRIFVSSVSEAWTISSGKSGL; encoded by the coding sequence ATGCAGATGATTCGCACGATTATTCGGCCTGAAAAGACCACCGAGGTTCTCTCCGAGCTGCTGTCAGCGGGCTTCCCCGCCGTTACCAAGCTCGACGTGGTGGGCCGCGGCAAGCAGAAGGGCATCATGGTGGGCGACATCCAGTACGACGAAATTCCCAAGCAGATGCTCATGCTTGTGGTCAGCGATGAAGACAAGGACGACGCCATCCGCGTTATCCTGCGAGTGGCCAAAACCGGCGACGGACACTTTGGCGATGGCAGAATCTTTGTTTCAAGCGTCAGCGAGGCCTGGACCATCAGCAGCGGCAAGTCCGGCCTGTAG
- the nifH gene encoding nitrogenase iron protein, translating to MRQVAIYGKGGIGKSTTTQNLNAGLGEIGKKIMIVGCDPKADSTRLILGGLAQQSVLDTLREEGEDIELDLVLKNGFKGIRCVESGGPEPGVGCAGRGIITSINLLERLGAYTEDLDYVFYDVLGDVVCGGFAMPIREGKAREIYIVASGEMMALYAANNICKGIKKYANTGGVRLGGIICNSRKVDGEAELVSAVAKEIGTQMIHFVPRDNMVQRAEINKQTVIEFDPTCGQADEYRSLAQKIDGNDMFIIPKPLSQERLEELLMEHGLMDA from the coding sequence ATGCGTCAGGTAGCAATTTACGGCAAGGGCGGTATCGGCAAGTCCACAACCACACAGAACCTTAACGCTGGCCTTGGCGAAATTGGCAAGAAGATCATGATCGTCGGCTGCGACCCCAAGGCGGACTCCACCCGTCTTATCTTGGGCGGCCTTGCCCAGCAGAGCGTGCTCGATACCCTGCGCGAAGAGGGTGAAGACATCGAACTGGATCTGGTGCTCAAAAACGGCTTCAAGGGCATCCGCTGCGTGGAATCCGGCGGCCCCGAACCTGGCGTCGGCTGCGCTGGCCGAGGCATCATCACCTCCATCAATCTGCTGGAACGCCTGGGCGCGTACACCGAAGACCTCGACTACGTGTTCTACGACGTTCTGGGCGACGTTGTGTGCGGCGGTTTTGCCATGCCTATCCGTGAAGGCAAGGCCCGGGAAATCTACATCGTGGCTTCGGGCGAAATGATGGCCCTCTACGCCGCCAACAACATCTGCAAGGGTATTAAAAAGTACGCCAATACCGGCGGCGTGCGCCTTGGCGGCATCATCTGCAACAGCCGCAAGGTTGATGGCGAAGCCGAGCTCGTCTCTGCCGTCGCCAAGGAAATCGGCACCCAGATGATTCACTTTGTGCCGCGCGACAACATGGTGCAGCGCGCCGAAATCAACAAGCAGACCGTTATCGAATTCGACCCCACCTGCGGACAGGCCGATGAATACCGCTCCCTGGCCCAGAAGATCGACGGCAACGACATGTTTATCATTCCCAAGCCCCTCTCCCAGGAACGGCTCGAAGAGCTGCTCATGGAACACGGCCTGATGGACGCCTAA
- a CDS encoding class I SAM-dependent methyltransferase — MTNDNSKYATRDFWNCRAASFPRYEAGDDNYEARMLRLARENGVDFCGKTVLDVGSGSGMYTIRLAQEAASVTAVDISDEMLRILMQDAAAQGLDNIRPVVSDWQNFADDQRYQIVFASMTPALTDDAAREKLHACALEQVVFIGFTERKPSDVMADLYVRYAVSPPQFADAPPMRAWLQARRIAHTALPVDGQWIVPHSREHLLKACAANLLARGAQPDMAHLAAHVEAFRNADGQYIERTSYSLEMLIWHIC, encoded by the coding sequence ATGACAAACGACAATAGCAAATACGCCACCAGAGACTTCTGGAACTGCCGGGCGGCGTCATTTCCCCGTTATGAAGCGGGAGACGACAACTACGAGGCCCGCATGCTGCGCCTTGCCCGTGAAAACGGCGTGGATTTTTGCGGCAAAACAGTGCTCGACGTGGGCAGCGGCAGCGGCATGTACACCATCCGCCTTGCGCAGGAGGCGGCATCGGTAACTGCGGTGGATATTTCGGACGAAATGCTGCGCATCCTCATGCAGGACGCCGCAGCGCAGGGCCTCGACAACATCAGGCCCGTTGTTTCAGACTGGCAAAACTTTGCGGATGACCAGCGGTACCAGATTGTTTTCGCCTCCATGACCCCAGCCCTTACCGACGATGCCGCCCGCGAAAAGCTGCACGCCTGTGCCCTTGAGCAGGTGGTCTTTATCGGCTTTACCGAGCGCAAACCCTCGGATGTAATGGCCGACCTGTATGTGCGCTATGCCGTCAGCCCGCCCCAATTTGCCGATGCCCCACCCATGCGCGCATGGCTGCAGGCCCGCCGCATTGCGCACACGGCACTGCCTGTGGACGGACAGTGGATTGTGCCGCACAGCCGCGAGCATCTGCTCAAGGCCTGCGCGGCAAACCTGCTTGCACGGGGCGCACAGCCGGATATGGCCCATCTGGCCGCGCACGTTGAAGCCTTTCGCAACGCTGACGGACAATATATTGAGCGCACCAGCTACAGCCTTGAAATGCTAATCTGGCATATTTGCTGA
- a CDS encoding anaerobic glycerol-3-phosphate dehydrogenase subunit C: MSVRINPDKCIACTTCVVHCPVAEATPKFLGPRMIGPAYERFRLLGLTEDPSLHYCANCKNCDISCPHGVPVSSLNMMARADQFKTHSPGLRDWVLGHGELMAKWLRLIPAALKNFGMLNPVTRSVLDALGIDKRAPLPAFAPQTFRQLMRHVHQPDHKRSVIFYPGCYVDVYDPRTGLDMVWAINRAGYKVIVPDELVCCGLPMVANGFWQHARANAEHNLKALGQWRDAGLPVVTGCPSCALMFRVDLPEYFPDVAEKYGACSLADAQEFLLDAVDSGDLSLAVDGKHTNLPDLKLIYHAPCHLRAQGNGLPGLELLRRLDGVTVENADAGCCGISGSYGFKKEKYDIAQTVGAELFAKVRESGAQAAVSECGTCRVQITHGSGKFSLHPVSILRQRLEAR, from the coding sequence ATGAGCGTGCGCATTAATCCTGACAAATGCATAGCCTGCACCACCTGCGTGGTGCACTGCCCCGTGGCGGAGGCCACCCCCAAGTTTCTGGGCCCGCGCATGATAGGCCCTGCCTACGAGCGCTTTCGTCTGCTGGGGCTGACCGAAGACCCCTCGCTGCACTACTGCGCCAACTGCAAAAACTGCGACATCTCCTGCCCCCATGGCGTGCCGGTGTCGAGCCTCAACATGATGGCCCGGGCAGACCAGTTCAAAACGCACTCTCCCGGCCTGCGCGACTGGGTGCTTGGCCACGGCGAGCTCATGGCCAAATGGCTGCGGCTTATCCCGGCAGCGCTCAAGAACTTTGGCATGCTCAACCCTGTCACGCGTTCGGTGCTGGACGCTCTGGGCATCGACAAACGCGCCCCCCTGCCAGCATTTGCGCCGCAGACCTTCCGCCAGCTCATGCGCCATGTGCACCAGCCCGACCACAAACGCAGCGTGATTTTTTACCCCGGCTGCTATGTGGACGTGTACGACCCCCGCACCGGACTTGATATGGTGTGGGCCATAAACCGTGCGGGATACAAGGTTATTGTGCCCGATGAGCTTGTGTGTTGCGGCCTGCCCATGGTGGCCAACGGCTTTTGGCAGCATGCCCGCGCCAATGCGGAGCACAACCTCAAAGCCCTTGGCCAATGGCGCGACGCCGGTCTGCCGGTGGTGACGGGTTGCCCAAGCTGCGCGCTGATGTTCCGCGTTGACCTGCCGGAGTACTTCCCCGATGTGGCGGAAAAGTACGGCGCGTGCAGCCTGGCCGACGCGCAGGAATTTCTGCTGGATGCCGTGGACAGCGGCGACCTTTCGCTGGCTGTTGACGGCAAGCATACAAACCTGCCCGACCTCAAGCTCATCTACCATGCTCCCTGCCACCTGCGGGCGCAGGGCAACGGCCTGCCGGGCCTTGAGCTGCTGCGTCGCCTCGACGGCGTAACTGTGGAAAACGCCGACGCCGGCTGCTGCGGCATCTCCGGCAGCTATGGTTTTAAAAAGGAAAAGTACGACATCGCCCAGACCGTGGGCGCAGAACTGTTTGCCAAAGTGCGCGAAAGCGGCGCTCAGGCGGCTGTGTCTGAGTGCGGAACCTGCCGCGTGCAGATTACGCACGGCTCTGGCAAGTTCAGCCTGCACCCGGTCAGCATTTTGCGTCAGCGGCTTGAGGCGCGCTAG
- the glpB gene encoding anaerobic glycerol-3-phosphate dehydrogenase subunit GlpB, translating to MSRIVDVLVVGSGMAGLMAALTAAEQGRSVQLLTTGMGSLAISGGSVDFLGYADGRLAADPWQSLALLPEDHPYRLLGTESVRSAFQFFADVMERQHWPMRPALAQSGAPRNTQLPTIMGTLKPSYLLPASLDAQALTSAKRVLVLSVQGLRDCRTALVVSQLKRYKSWTDREFSQGLLPSPFGETHRAITALDLARLADKPQSRQWLLDALAPHAGKYDLILIPPLCGSKANPETWQAINAAAGCPVVEMLSIPPGVGGLRLRDALLHALHKHNFEMVENTTVLRAEISGKSCTALVAEASGQLRRHAARAFVAATGGILGGGMTLEPGKCWDSVFGIDITVPQDVAQWSEPEIFGSHLFSHMGVRVDREMRPVDAAAAVRWQNVFFAGRSLGGYDYATEKSGHGVAIATGWQAGRMAAAAAGAGENQ from the coding sequence ATGAGCAGGATTGTTGACGTACTGGTGGTCGGCTCCGGCATGGCGGGCCTCATGGCCGCCCTTACCGCAGCCGAACAGGGCCGCAGCGTGCAGCTGCTCACAACGGGCATGGGTTCGCTGGCTATCAGCGGCGGCTCGGTGGACTTTCTTGGCTACGCCGACGGCAGGCTTGCCGCCGACCCCTGGCAGAGCCTTGCCCTGCTGCCCGAAGACCATCCCTACCGGCTGCTGGGGACAGAAAGCGTCCGCTCGGCCTTTCAGTTTTTTGCTGACGTGATGGAGCGCCAGCACTGGCCCATGCGCCCTGCGCTTGCGCAATCCGGCGCGCCGCGCAATACCCAGCTGCCCACCATCATGGGCACGCTCAAACCTTCCTATCTGCTGCCCGCCAGCCTGGACGCCCAGGCCCTGACCAGCGCCAAACGGGTGCTGGTGCTCAGCGTGCAGGGTCTGCGCGATTGCCGCACGGCGCTGGTGGTCAGCCAGCTCAAACGCTACAAAAGCTGGACCGACAGGGAATTCAGCCAGGGGCTCCTGCCTTCGCCCTTTGGCGAGACGCACCGCGCCATAACAGCCCTCGACCTCGCCCGCCTTGCGGACAAGCCGCAAAGCCGCCAGTGGCTGCTGGACGCTCTGGCCCCGCATGCCGGCAAGTACGACCTTATCCTTATACCGCCCCTGTGCGGCAGCAAGGCCAACCCCGAAACATGGCAGGCCATCAATGCCGCAGCGGGCTGCCCGGTGGTGGAGATGCTGTCCATTCCTCCGGGGGTGGGCGGGCTGCGCCTGCGCGACGCCCTGCTGCACGCCCTGCACAAGCACAACTTTGAAATGGTGGAAAACACCACAGTTCTGCGGGCCGAAATCAGCGGCAAGTCCTGCACCGCGCTGGTGGCCGAGGCGTCCGGCCAGCTGCGCCGCCACGCCGCCCGAGCCTTTGTGGCGGCCACCGGCGGCATCCTTGGCGGCGGCATGACCCTTGAGCCCGGTAAATGCTGGGATTCCGTATTTGGCATCGACATTACCGTTCCGCAGGATGTGGCGCAGTGGTCAGAGCCCGAGATATTCGGCAGCCATCTGTTTTCACACATGGGCGTCCGGGTTGACCGCGAAATGCGGCCCGTGGACGCAGCGGCAGCCGTGCGCTGGCAAAACGTTTTTTTTGCCGGGCGCAGCCTTGGCGGCTACGATTATGCAACAGAAAAAAGCGGTCACGGCGTTGCCATAGCCACGGGCTGGCAGGCGGGCCGCATGGCCGCCGCAGCGGCCGGAGCCGGGGAAAACCAATGA
- the glpA gene encoding anaerobic glycerol-3-phosphate dehydrogenase subunit GlpA, translated as MLETTVVVIGGGATGIGTLRDLCMRGVSAILLEQGGLAHGTSSRFHGLLHSGGRYAVNDNESARECIEENMIVRRIGRQCVEETEGFFALTPEDDPAYVDRWVEACGRAGIDAPEIDVKEALRLEPNMSPEISRVFRVPDSCVDGFRLVLHNAMSARRYGGRMLTYHEVTGIRQKNGKVCGVTAVNRQTGESVEIACSVIVNAAGSWSGRIAALAGLDVAVSPDRGTLVVFNHRFTSRVVNRLHPGSDGDIFVPHGSITILGTTSTPTDRPDDTTPTSEEVLRLLKIGEPLFPRVKEYRILRAFAGTRPLYTPGNAAGRKASRNFHVMDHAEQGLDGMVSIFGGKLTTYRLMGERTADKVCAKLGVTASCRTAQEAIVPDPDEATLSRAAKYFPVQGIKLMADRMGDDLTPVLEHAEKADSNPLLCECEMVSLAEIECVANDPSTHSLTDIRLRTRLGMGTCQGTFCSLRTVAALSEHGVTLEFSATDNVRRFLQERWGGLRPALWGMQAREMELGRAVYAGTLNLDGAAHEQDC; from the coding sequence ATGCTTGAAACTACTGTTGTCGTCATCGGCGGCGGCGCAACAGGCATAGGAACACTGCGCGATCTCTGCATGCGCGGCGTTTCTGCCATATTGCTCGAACAGGGCGGCCTTGCCCACGGCACAAGCTCACGCTTTCACGGTCTGCTGCACAGCGGCGGCCGCTATGCTGTAAACGATAACGAATCAGCGCGCGAGTGCATTGAAGAAAACATGATCGTGCGGCGTATCGGCAGGCAGTGCGTGGAAGAAACCGAGGGTTTTTTTGCCCTGACGCCCGAGGACGACCCCGCCTATGTGGATCGCTGGGTTGAGGCCTGCGGCCGCGCTGGCATCGACGCGCCCGAGATAGACGTTAAAGAGGCCCTGCGCCTTGAGCCCAACATGTCGCCAGAGATCAGCCGCGTTTTTCGCGTGCCCGATTCGTGCGTTGACGGCTTTCGCCTGGTGCTGCACAACGCCATGTCGGCCCGGCGCTACGGCGGGCGCATGCTCACCTATCACGAGGTGACAGGCATTCGCCAAAAAAACGGCAAGGTTTGCGGTGTTACCGCCGTCAACCGCCAAACGGGCGAAAGCGTGGAAATTGCCTGCTCTGTCATCGTCAACGCCGCCGGTTCGTGGTCGGGCCGCATCGCGGCGCTGGCCGGGCTGGATGTGGCTGTTTCGCCTGACCGTGGTACGCTTGTGGTCTTTAACCACCGGTTTACCTCGCGCGTGGTCAACCGCCTGCACCCTGGCTCTGACGGCGATATTTTTGTGCCGCACGGTTCCATTACCATCCTTGGCACAACATCCACGCCCACCGACAGACCCGACGACACCACCCCCACCAGCGAGGAAGTGCTGCGCCTGCTCAAAATTGGCGAACCGCTGTTCCCCAGAGTGAAAGAATACCGCATTCTGCGCGCTTTTGCGGGCACACGCCCCCTCTACACGCCGGGCAATGCCGCCGGGCGCAAGGCCAGCCGCAATTTCCATGTTATGGACCACGCCGAGCAGGGCCTTGACGGCATGGTTTCCATTTTCGGCGGCAAGCTGACCACATACCGCCTCATGGGCGAACGCACCGCAGACAAGGTTTGCGCCAAACTTGGCGTTACCGCATCCTGCCGCACCGCGCAGGAGGCCATCGTGCCCGACCCGGACGAAGCCACGCTTTCCCGCGCCGCCAAGTACTTTCCCGTGCAGGGCATCAAGCTTATGGCCGACCGCATGGGCGACGACCTCACCCCGGTGCTGGAACACGCGGAAAAAGCCGACAGCAACCCCCTGCTCTGCGAATGCGAGATGGTCAGCCTGGCCGAAATAGAATGCGTGGCCAACGACCCCTCCACCCACTCGCTTACCGACATTCGCCTGCGCACGCGTCTGGGCATGGGCACCTGCCAGGGCACGTTCTGCTCGCTGCGCACGGTGGCGGCGCTGTCGGAGCACGGCGTTACCCTCGAATTTTCTGCCACCGACAACGTGCGGCGCTTCCTGCAGGAGCGCTGGGGCGGCCTGCGCCCCGCCCTGTGGGGCATGCAGGCGCGTGAAATGGAACTTGGCCGCGCCGTATACGCGGGAACACTCAATCTTGATGGAGCCGCCCATGAGCAGGATTGTTGA
- a CDS encoding HAD-IIA family hydrolase has product MDWSQKRCVVLDMDGTVYLGHIPIAGAVRFIQQHWGRLDFYFLSNNTSKSPLTYVDKLNGMGIAAREDLLLSPVTPLVDFLRSRGILRVFPVGNADFQHDLQRRMPEVQLVEQGAQAVVLAYDTELTYHKLARSALLLQDSSVLFLATHPDLVCPSPEGPLPDVGSFISLYATATGRKPQHIFGKPDPAVLAPLLARYRKEEMVMVGDRLSTDMQLARNAGIDSILVLSGEATRADLAREEHQPTLVLEDLGHADMDRA; this is encoded by the coding sequence ATGGACTGGTCACAAAAACGCTGCGTTGTGCTCGATATGGACGGCACCGTTTATCTCGGTCATATCCCCATCGCCGGAGCGGTGCGTTTTATTCAGCAGCACTGGGGCAGACTCGATTTTTATTTTTTGAGCAACAATACTTCCAAATCTCCCCTGACCTATGTGGACAAGCTCAATGGAATGGGCATCGCCGCGCGCGAAGATCTGCTGCTTTCACCCGTGACGCCGCTGGTGGATTTTTTGCGGTCCAGGGGCATCTTGCGCGTGTTTCCGGTGGGCAATGCCGACTTTCAGCACGACCTGCAAAGGCGCATGCCCGAGGTGCAACTGGTGGAACAGGGTGCGCAGGCCGTTGTGCTGGCCTACGATACAGAGCTTACCTACCACAAGCTTGCCCGGTCGGCCCTGCTGTTGCAGGACAGCTCCGTGCTTTTTCTTGCCACGCATCCCGACCTTGTGTGCCCCTCGCCCGAAGGCCCGCTGCCCGACGTTGGCAGTTTTATCAGCCTGTACGCAACCGCCACGGGCAGAAAGCCCCAACATATTTTTGGCAAGCCCGACCCCGCCGTGCTCGCGCCCTTGCTGGCGCGCTACCGCAAGGAAGAAATGGTCATGGTGGGCGACCGCCTGAGCACAGACATGCAACTGGCCCGCAATGCGGGCATAGATTCCATACTGGTGCTCAGCGGCGAGGCCACGCGCGCTGATCTGGCGCGTGAGGAGCACCAGCCAACCCTGGTGCTCGAAGACCTTGGCCACGCCGACATGGACCGGGCATAG
- a CDS encoding gamma-glutamyltransferase: protein MDSSIRQDDVTASKVKNGKPYLVYGTMGGEGQPQTQAAIVTRVVDFGMTPQEAIAASRAFD from the coding sequence GTGGATTCCAGCATCCGTCAGGATGATGTGACCGCCAGCAAGGTCAAAAACGGCAAGCCCTACCTTGTGTACGGCACTATGGGCGGCGAGGGCCAACCCCAAACCCAGGCCGCCATTGTTACCCGCGTGGTCGACTTTGGCATGACCCCGCAAGAGGCCATTGCCGCATCCCGTGCGTTTGATTGA